Proteins encoded by one window of Glycine soja cultivar W05 chromosome 15, ASM419377v2, whole genome shotgun sequence:
- the LOC114386588 gene encoding GDSL esterase/lipase At1g29670-like: MAFGKFIMNIGVVAMVLGLWIRVGFAQQVPCYFIFGDSLVDNGNNNQLNSLAKANYLPYGIDFAGGPTGRFSNGKTTVDVVAELLGFNGYIRPYARARGRDILSGVNYASAAAGIREETGQQLGGRISFRGQVQNYQRTVSQMVNLLGDENTTANYLSKCIYSIGMGSNDYLNNYFMPLIYSSSRQFTPQQYADVLVQAYAQQLRILYKYGARKMALFGVGQIGCSPNALAQNSPDGRTCVARINSANQLFNNGLRSLVDQLNNQVPDARFIYINVYGIFQDILSNPSSYGFRVTNAGCCGVGRNNGQVTCLPLQTPCRTRGAFLFWDAFHPTEAANTIIGRRAYNAQSASDAYPVDINRLAQI, encoded by the exons ATGGCATTTGGGAAGTTCATTATGAATATAGGGGTAGTGGCAATGGTTCTGGGTTTATGGATTCGGGTTGGATTTGCACAACAAGTACCTTGCTACTTTATTTTTGGAGACTCTTTGGTGGATAATGGGAACAACAACCAGCTTAACTCACTGGCTAAGGCTAATTATCTCCCTTATGGGATTGACTTCGCTGGTGGCCCAACTGGAAGGTTTTCCAATGGAAAAACCACTGTTGATGTAGTCG CTGAGCTTTTGGGATTCAACGGTTACATTCGTCCATATGCAAGGGCTAGAGGCCGAGATATACTTAGTGGAGTCAATTATGCTTCTGCAGCTGCCGGAATTAGAGAAGAAACTGGACAGCAACTG GGAGGCCGAATCAGTTTTAGAGGGCAGGTGCAAAATTACCAAAGAACAGTGTCCCAGATGGTAAATTTACTGGGAGATGAGAACACAACTGCAAATTACCTGAGCAAGTGCATTTATTCAATTGGAATGGGTAGCAATGATTACCTTAACAACTATTTCATGCCTCTAATCTATTCCAGCAGCAGGCAATTCACACCACAGCAGTATGCTGACGTGCTTGTTCAAGCATATGCTCAACAACTGAGG ATTCTTTACAAATATGGGGCAAGGAAAATGGCCTTGTTTGGTGTTGGTCAAATAGGTTGCAGCCCTAATGCACTGGCCCAAAACAGCCCAGATGGTAGAACATGTGTGGCAAGAATCAATTCTGCAAACCAATTATTCAACAACGGGTTGAGATCTCTTGTTGATCAACTCAACAACCAGGTTCCGGATGCAAGATTCATCTATATAAACGTTTATGGTATCTTTCAAGATATCTTAAGCAACCCATCTTCCTATG GATTTAGGGTCACAAATGCTGGGTGCTGTGGGGTAGGAAGGAACAATGGTCAAGTTACATGTCTGCCTCTGCAAACCCCATGCAGGACCAGGGGTGCGTTCCTGTTTTGGGATGCATTTCATCCAACTGAGGCTGCCAATACCATCATTGGTAGGAGAGCTTACAATGCTCAATCTGCATCAGATGCTTACCCTGTTGATATCAATCGCTTAGCTCAGATCTAA